Proteins from a genomic interval of Candidatus Rubidus massiliensis:
- a CDS encoding N-formylmethionyl-tRNA deformylase, protein MKLPQSIQHFQTDAALLLKKGEVLAIEFSGPTYQIHIKDPAIKESIWVFMQLNNRGLIKDSFCSCEHYEDHLSCEHIAAAYLTIFNNHSQPLHIRYEQSIWKVLTFLYSQIVAEPDLLQKKQKNKFVFSQNEQQIFSIEALTADSNKQLKELLFTRPFETEETSIKFSNLTPDQIKLWKKGKATDDIKYIFSFWNDLGKWLQFLQEKHYPYVITFDYSSTGIPNFIHIDFEQIKLGFSLKEQDLPEIIPALATINSPLKVYDGEENFIKDIVFDEQIGHFHINFKTEDLLEQKPELKQKGIIVDRWVFMPNDGFYLKEPNKKYFEKILDQESVSNVFSNNFSLLKRFLINETIHYESHPLQYHLFFDSNWNLRIKAYLETPDDLQGKYSKLYDAWAYKENDGFYKIEGSLFPDVETIISKNQVSEFVTQNRTWLSHIEGFQTHLANIESQLNYKLSKKGVLTFTKKIVKRNAIGHAKEFGSWIYVKGQGFYSKISTPSAYPINPDISIPAEQISVFIKMNKEELRIIPQFFTKKCPLEKVGVVITLSKKNLITVEPEFIFFPEYGYKNVRIFDDYTYIENEGFCEIPYELRLPENYRTSQEIKAEGFQNFLQFELDKLRKFATRIDPKLEAPEFLLLVAEKIVKDEEAGKGWYNLQLYYQTERGKIPIIEFWTSLKQKQKFLLSKYGCIDLRNKRFDWIKVLGKNRLNKDTNILSLTTLELIRLNAFDEIEVQSSELAPNLLKELTEFKMPKEANIDGLQGQLRSYQNVGLQWLWFLYQHGLSGLLCDDMGLGKTHQSMALFAAVINEFKEKKSEKTPRFLVICPTSVIYHWQEKIKKFFPNLHVLVYHGNQRDQEELEKPYDVLLTSYGIWRMEVDRLSPITFEVAVFDEIQIAKNHNSRLHSALLNVEAQMCLGLTGTPIENRLRELKSLFDIVLPMYMPSDSDYKDFFVKPIERSHDEGKQNLLKRFIKPFVLRRKKEDVLLDLPEKTEEISYCDLTHSQAVLYAEVLSQSKEQVMRQVEAGEGPIPYIHIFAILSALKQICNHPASYLKQPEAYKSYTSGKWELFTELLSEARDSGQKVVVFSQYIAMLKIIELYLQEHGIGYAIIKGSTTNRAEQLERFNHDPSCEVFIGSLQASGLGVDLTAASIVIHYDRWWNAARENQATDRVHRIGQTRGVQVFKLVTKGTFEEKIDAMISRKKQLMEETVSVDDKEIIKMFNREEIMDLLKNIEIPETL, encoded by the coding sequence ATGAAACTTCCACAGTCTATTCAACATTTTCAAACTGATGCTGCTCTTTTATTAAAAAAAGGGGAGGTTTTGGCTATTGAATTCTCAGGGCCTACTTATCAAATTCATATCAAAGACCCCGCCATTAAAGAGAGCATTTGGGTCTTTATGCAACTCAACAATAGAGGATTAATAAAAGATAGCTTTTGTTCTTGTGAACATTACGAGGATCATCTTTCTTGCGAACACATTGCTGCGGCCTATCTCACTATTTTTAATAATCATTCGCAACCTTTACATATTCGCTATGAACAATCTATATGGAAAGTCCTGACTTTCCTATACTCTCAAATCGTTGCAGAACCTGACCTATTGCAAAAAAAGCAAAAAAATAAGTTTGTGTTTAGTCAAAATGAACAACAAATTTTTTCAATAGAAGCATTAACAGCTGATAGTAACAAGCAATTAAAAGAATTACTATTTACTCGTCCGTTTGAAACAGAAGAAACCTCTATAAAATTTTCCAATTTGACACCTGATCAAATCAAACTTTGGAAAAAGGGAAAAGCCACGGACGATATAAAATATATTTTTTCTTTTTGGAATGATTTAGGTAAATGGTTACAGTTTTTGCAAGAAAAGCATTATCCTTACGTTATAACCTTTGACTATTCTTCAACTGGTATTCCGAATTTTATTCACATAGACTTTGAGCAGATAAAACTTGGATTTTCTTTAAAAGAACAAGATTTGCCAGAAATTATACCGGCTTTAGCAACCATTAATTCCCCTTTAAAAGTGTATGATGGGGAAGAAAATTTTATTAAAGATATTGTTTTTGATGAGCAAATAGGTCACTTTCACATTAATTTTAAAACTGAAGATCTGCTCGAGCAAAAGCCAGAACTAAAACAAAAAGGGATTATTGTTGATCGTTGGGTCTTTATGCCAAATGATGGTTTTTATTTAAAAGAACCAAACAAAAAGTATTTTGAAAAAATCCTTGATCAAGAAAGTGTTTCTAATGTGTTCAGTAATAATTTTTCACTATTAAAACGTTTTTTAATAAATGAAACAATTCATTATGAATCTCACCCTTTACAATACCACTTGTTTTTTGATTCTAATTGGAATTTAAGGATAAAAGCCTATCTAGAAACTCCTGATGATTTACAAGGCAAATATTCAAAGTTATATGACGCATGGGCTTATAAAGAAAATGATGGTTTTTATAAAATTGAAGGATCGTTGTTTCCAGATGTTGAAACAATCATTTCGAAAAATCAAGTCAGTGAATTCGTTACACAAAATCGTACATGGCTAAGTCATATTGAAGGTTTTCAAACTCACCTAGCTAATATAGAATCTCAATTAAATTATAAATTGAGCAAAAAAGGTGTTTTGACTTTTACCAAAAAAATAGTCAAACGAAATGCTATTGGCCATGCGAAAGAATTTGGTTCCTGGATCTATGTTAAAGGACAAGGATTTTACTCTAAGATTTCGACCCCATCAGCTTATCCCATTAATCCAGATATTTCCATCCCAGCCGAACAAATTTCCGTCTTTATTAAAATGAATAAAGAGGAACTGAGAATAATTCCTCAATTTTTTACAAAAAAATGTCCTTTAGAAAAAGTAGGGGTTGTCATCACTCTTAGTAAAAAAAATTTAATAACTGTCGAACCTGAATTTATATTTTTTCCCGAGTATGGATATAAAAATGTCCGTATATTTGATGATTATACCTATATTGAAAATGAAGGCTTTTGTGAAATTCCCTACGAACTGAGGTTACCCGAAAATTATCGCACTTCGCAAGAAATTAAAGCAGAAGGATTTCAAAATTTCTTACAATTTGAATTGGATAAACTTCGAAAATTTGCCACTAGAATAGACCCAAAACTAGAAGCTCCGGAATTTTTACTATTAGTCGCTGAAAAAATTGTTAAAGATGAAGAGGCTGGAAAAGGATGGTACAATTTACAACTTTATTATCAAACCGAAAGGGGTAAAATACCAATTATTGAATTTTGGACAAGCTTAAAGCAAAAGCAAAAATTTCTTCTTTCAAAATATGGATGCATTGATCTTAGAAATAAGCGGTTTGATTGGATTAAAGTATTGGGGAAAAATCGTCTGAATAAAGACACAAATATATTATCTTTGACAACGTTAGAATTAATTCGCCTCAACGCTTTTGATGAAATTGAAGTGCAATCGTCTGAATTAGCCCCCAATCTACTAAAAGAGCTAACTGAATTTAAAATGCCAAAAGAGGCCAATATTGATGGACTTCAAGGGCAACTGCGCAGTTACCAAAATGTAGGACTGCAGTGGTTATGGTTTTTATACCAGCATGGGTTATCTGGTTTGCTATGTGATGATATGGGGCTTGGAAAAACGCACCAATCTATGGCGTTATTTGCGGCGGTAATTAATGAATTCAAAGAAAAGAAATCAGAAAAAACTCCTCGTTTTTTAGTCATTTGTCCAACGTCGGTCATTTACCATTGGCAAGAAAAAATTAAAAAATTTTTTCCAAATCTTCACGTGCTAGTGTATCACGGTAATCAAAGAGACCAAGAGGAGCTAGAAAAACCATATGATGTTTTATTGACTTCTTATGGCATTTGGCGAATGGAAGTAGACCGCTTAAGCCCAATTACTTTTGAAGTAGCTGTGTTTGATGAAATTCAAATAGCTAAAAACCACAATAGCCGTTTACATAGTGCTTTACTAAATGTTGAGGCGCAAATGTGCTTAGGCTTGACAGGTACGCCTATTGAAAATCGATTAAGAGAGTTAAAATCTTTATTTGATATCGTATTGCCCATGTATATGCCAAGTGATTCCGATTACAAAGACTTTTTTGTCAAACCGATAGAAAGAAGTCATGATGAAGGCAAACAAAATCTTTTAAAGCGTTTTATCAAACCTTTTGTTTTAAGAAGAAAAAAAGAAGATGTATTGCTCGACCTTCCCGAGAAAACAGAAGAAATTTCTTACTGCGATTTAACTCATTCTCAAGCTGTATTATACGCAGAAGTGTTAAGTCAAAGTAAAGAACAGGTTATGCGACAAGTGGAAGCTGGAGAAGGTCCAATTCCTTATATTCATATATTTGCTATTTTATCTGCCTTAAAACAAATATGCAATCATCCCGCAAGCTATTTAAAGCAACCTGAAGCCTACAAAAGTTATACTTCTGGCAAATGGGAATTGTTTACTGAGTTACTAAGTGAAGCGAGAGACAGTGGACAAAAAGTTGTCGTCTTTTCTCAATATATTGCCATGCTAAAAATTATAGAACTTTATCTTCAAGAGCATGGCATTGGTTACGCTATTATTAAAGGAAGTACAACAAATCGGGCAGAACAGCTCGAGCGCTTTAATCATGATCCCTCTTGTGAAGTTTTCATAGGCTCTTTACAAGCATCGGGACTAGGCGTTGATCTAACGGCTGCCTCAATTGTGATTCATTATGATCGTTGGTGGAACGCTGCCAGGGAAAATCAAGCTACAGATCGGGTTCATAGAATTGGACAAACGCGGGGAGTGCAAGTATTTAAGCTTGTTACAAAGGGCACTTTTGAAGAAAAAATAGATGCCATGATCTCGCGCAAAAAGCAATTGATGGAAGAGACGGTTAGCGTAGATGATAAGGAAATTATCAAGATGTTCAATCGGGAAGAAATAATGGATTTGCTAAAAAATATAGAAATTCCCGAAACTCTTTAA